ACTATCGCCATTCCATTGCTCGGATTGACATTCACCGGGTTTCAGGTCACGACGTAACTTTATATGGCTATAAAAACATTCCATAAACTGAGTGGGCATGACGTATGTTGCTTTAATTATAATGGGGGTGGCGCCGGAATCAATTATAATGTTGAGCGCTTTCTCGAAAGCTTTTTCGATTCTAGCGCGCGACAATTCAACCGAGCGAGTATCACCGACCTCATTAATAACATTATCCGCCTCGTAATTGCTCCACATCTGACCGATGAGAACAAATTTATAGTGATTCTGTTTGATCAGATCGTAATATTTTTTTACATTATCATGGCACTCAGAATACACAGTGTTTTTGAAATTCCACCAGTCGAATAGATAAATTTCAGGTAATGCAAGGCATGACGACGTGCCTTGAGTCAATACAGATATTTCGGCGTCTTTAGCAAGAATATCGACTAAACCCCAATATTGATTGGAAAATGAATCACCTATTAAAATTGAATTAGTTTGAGCGGTGGTATCACCAACAATACATTTTTTATCGGCGCCGTTTGAATTAAACCCTAGACACGACTGCCTTTCTGGAGCTTCTTCACTTTTTAAAGCTCGGGTAATCTTGGCTAATTCACTACCGAATCGTATAGGCATACCATCAAGCTTCAATGCGATTGTGAAAAGCCCTGAAAACAAAACCGCAGGCAGCACAAATAACATAAGCGCTGTCTTTTTAAACGAAAGTCTGACTTTTCTGAAACGCTTTTCAACAGCGTAGTAGGAAAGGAGAGACAGCAAAAAAACAATTGCGAATGAAATGCACATGGAAGATACAGTAGGTTGTATGTCCATATAGTGACCTACAGCGAATACCGGCCAGTGCCACAGATACAATGAGTATGAAATAGTCCCAATAAAGACCAGGGGTTTGAGTGACAGCAGCTGAGTAGCCCAGTTTTGGCGACCACCACCAAGGTACAAAAGGGCCGCCGTAGCCGTACACACAAGCACCGCATGGTAATCGGGGTAACTCAACAAAATATTGCTGAGCATTGCACAATAGAGGATAGCTGCTACAGATAACCCGCCAAGTAGGGAAGACGTATATCTTCCTAGGTTTACCTGCCCGGCGATAGCTGTGGTGGCACAGACGCCCAACAGAAACTCAAAAATACGAACAGAGAAAAAGTAATATCCTTTGCTAGGGTAGTTTTTGGTTAGCCAAACTCCTACTATCAACGCGGAAACGGTTAAGACGAGCACAATTATCTTTATAATGCTACTGGGTATATAACGATGCATGAGCCATAAGCATGGCGGCATCAGTAGATACCATTGCCATTCAATAGACAGGGACCATGTATGAAGTAACAATAATTGGCCAGTGTCAGGCACAGCATAACCAGTCGTCGTGCGTTCAAAAAATTGATTTGAGGTTATTAGAGCTGTGTATTTGGCGCTCTTGACAAAATCAATAAAATCCAGCGGGAGATACAAAACAATGGCAATGCCAAAGGTCGCAAAAAGTAATACCACAATCGCCGGCTGCAGACGCCATAACCTTCTTGCATAAAACTCGGAAAACTTAAAATTGCCAAGTTTTAATGAATGAAAAATTATTGTTGATATTAGATACCCAGATATCACGAAGAAAATATCAACACCGATAAATCCGGATGGAAACCAAGTTATTCCTCCATGGAAAAGTAGAACCATTAACACAGCAATCGCTCGCAATCCATCTATATCAGCACGGTACTTCACTTAATATATCCCCAATATTCGCTAAAAAACCCAACCGGACCAATGTCTGCAACCTGGTTCAAAAAAATAAATTGTGCTTTGGTCTGTTATTCCTGCATATCAATCGTCGATCCGGCCGGGATTGGTAGATCACCAACAACAGCCTTCGCGGCAATTGCTTCTATAGGGCGGTCCCCCTGAGAAATCGGAATGGTAAAAGTGGCTAATGGGCCTCCTGAAAAGGTACAGATAGGCCCACTCCGCAGATAATCGGATCGGACTACTAATCGACCCGATCGTACCGTACCGCACCGTTGTCATAGACCGTCAGATTAAATTGGCGATTGAGCAATACTTCGTCCTCGATCCCCATGCAGCTTTCAACAGATGCTGTGGCCAACGCAAACTCGATAACAGCTTGGTCAATTGCTTTTTCACTGCTGCCGGCCTTGACCGCCTTAACCAGTGCTGCCCCAAAACCGGTGATAGCAGCTTGAGCGAACTCAAGGCCTTTCTCCATGAGTAAGGGCTTCCGATCGGCAACCAATTTGAGGATGTATTCACCGGGCAAATCACGGGACCCTTCAAACCATGGTTTATCAGCACTGTCCAACAGTTGAATCTCGCAACGCATGGGGTATTCCTTAGTAAGTCATATTCAAAGCCTATTCTATGGAAGCTTTAAGATCAGACGCAAACCTTATAAAACTTAGTGTTAAAGCACGCTCCACGTTGAAATCTGGCAGGTTGGCGAAGCCCAACTCCACCACTTTTGGAAGAGAATCATATCTATGACGCTGTCTTTGTTTCTCATGCCTGAATCCCTCGACGATGC
The sequence above is drawn from the Pseudomonas sp. AB6 genome and encodes:
- a CDS encoding acyltransferase family protein, which gives rise to MKYRADIDGLRAIAVLMVLLFHGGITWFPSGFIGVDIFFVISGYLISTIIFHSLKLGNFKFSEFYARRLWRLQPAIVVLLFATFGIAIVLYLPLDFIDFVKSAKYTALITSNQFFERTTTGYAVPDTGQLLLLHTWSLSIEWQWYLLMPPCLWLMHRYIPSSIIKIIVLVLTVSALIVGVWLTKNYPSKGYYFFSVRIFEFLLGVCATTAIAGQVNLGRYTSSLLGGLSVAAILYCAMLSNILLSYPDYHAVLVCTATAALLYLGGGRQNWATQLLSLKPLVFIGTISYSLYLWHWPVFAVGHYMDIQPTVSSMCISFAIVFLLSLLSYYAVEKRFRKVRLSFKKTALMLFVLPAVLFSGLFTIALKLDGMPIRFGSELAKITRALKSEEAPERQSCLGFNSNGADKKCIVGDTTAQTNSILIGDSFSNQYWGLVDILAKDAEISVLTQGTSSCLALPEIYLFDWWNFKNTVYSECHDNVKKYYDLIKQNHYKFVLIGQMWSNYEADNVINEVGDTRSVELSRARIEKAFEKALNIIIDSGATPIIIKATYVMPTQFMECFYSHIKLRRDLKPGECQSEQWNGDSSDWFSRLFVTLKDKYPSLVIVDPKDVQCVSGSCMTDIGGVPVYRDVGHITDFASFHFGEMYLKKFQNPLILNHH